From a single Oreochromis niloticus isolate F11D_XX linkage group LG3, O_niloticus_UMD_NMBU, whole genome shotgun sequence genomic region:
- the LOC102075515 gene encoding uncharacterized protein LOC102075515 isoform X1, with product MALQEISVIFTHRPSAFSAAVLLLTLVLCRGSFVVDVTQSSYQAEENHDITLEWTFTTKPDTSISALDISCYLNTDQKFSTVYFLRGGVEFSEVQDEKFSGRVQSDKDALREGRIRLQLSRLRTEDSGLYLCEVDTGYGRGYNSCRVTVSESKPEKTETSQQRGSLQPRNLNHETKRQGRIVIAVFFCISVFTWGFMFYQNCREHRRTSSRKTRSS from the exons ATGGCTCTTCAGGAGATCAGTGTGATCTTCACACACAGACCCTCGGCCttctctgctgctgtgctgcttcTAACACTCGTCCTCTGCAGAG gaTCGTTTGTAGTGGATGTGACACAGAGCTCCTATCAGGCAGAGGAGAACCACGACATCACACTGGAGTGGACGTTCACCACCAAACCAGACACGTCCATCTCAGCACTGGACATCTCCTGTTACCTGAATACTGATCAAAAATTCTCAACTGTGTATTTTCTTCGTGGTGGTGTCGAGTTCTCAGAGGTTCAGGATGAAAAGTTTTCAGGACGAGTCCAGAGTGACAAAGACGCCCTCAGAGAAGGACGAATCAGACTCCAGCTGTCCAGACTCAGGACTGAGGACTCGGGTCTGTACCTGTGTGAGGTGGACACAGGTTATGGCCGCGGCTACAACAGCTGCAGAGTCACCGTCTCTG aATCAAAGCCTGAGAAGACAGAAACATCTCAGCAACGTGGAAGTCTCCAACCACGAAATCTGAATCACGAGACCAAAC GCCAGGGAAGAATCGTCATAGCTGTATTCTTCTGTATCTCTGTGTTCACGTGGGGATTTATGTTCTATCAGAATTGTAGAGAACAC AGGAGGACTTCCTCACGCAAAACCAGAAGTTCTTGA
- the LOC102075515 gene encoding uncharacterized protein LOC102075515 isoform X2, which yields MALQEISVIFTHRPSAFSAAVLLLTLVLCRGSFVVDVTQSSYQAEENHDITLEWTFTTKPDTSISALDISCYLNTDQKFSTVYFLRGGVEFSEVQDEKFSGRVQSDKDALREGRIRLQLSRLRTEDSGLYLCEVDTGYGRGYNSCRVTVSESKPEKTETSQQRGSLQPRNLNHETKRQGRIVIAVFFCISVFTWGFMFYQNCREH from the exons ATGGCTCTTCAGGAGATCAGTGTGATCTTCACACACAGACCCTCGGCCttctctgctgctgtgctgcttcTAACACTCGTCCTCTGCAGAG gaTCGTTTGTAGTGGATGTGACACAGAGCTCCTATCAGGCAGAGGAGAACCACGACATCACACTGGAGTGGACGTTCACCACCAAACCAGACACGTCCATCTCAGCACTGGACATCTCCTGTTACCTGAATACTGATCAAAAATTCTCAACTGTGTATTTTCTTCGTGGTGGTGTCGAGTTCTCAGAGGTTCAGGATGAAAAGTTTTCAGGACGAGTCCAGAGTGACAAAGACGCCCTCAGAGAAGGACGAATCAGACTCCAGCTGTCCAGACTCAGGACTGAGGACTCGGGTCTGTACCTGTGTGAGGTGGACACAGGTTATGGCCGCGGCTACAACAGCTGCAGAGTCACCGTCTCTG aATCAAAGCCTGAGAAGACAGAAACATCTCAGCAACGTGGAAGTCTCCAACCACGAAATCTGAATCACGAGACCAAAC GCCAGGGAAGAATCGTCATAGCTGTATTCTTCTGTATCTCTGTGTTCACGTGGGGATTTATGTTCTATCAGAATTGTAGAGAACAC
- the LOC109203633 gene encoding tripartite motif-containing protein 16-like translates to MAQKGVQLDRETISCSICLDLLKDPVATTCGHSYCRNCIKSFWDEEDRKGIHSCPQCRKTFTPRPVLEKNTMLAALVEQLKKTGLQAAPADHCYAGPEDVACDVCTGRKLKAIKSCLVCLISYCEKHIQLHFESPAFEKHKLVAPSKKLQENICSRHDEVMKIFCRTDQQSICYLCLMDEHKGHETVPAAAERTEKQKELEVRRLNIQQRIQEREKDVKLLQQEVEAINGSADKAVEDSEKMFTELIRVIQKRSSDVKQQVRSQQETEVSRVKELQEKLEQEIAELKRKDGELEQLSHTEDHNQFLHNYPSLSALSESTHSSSINIRPLSYFEDVTAAVSETRDKLQDILREEWTNISLTVTEVDVLLSPPEPKTRAGFLKYSHEITLDPNTANKYLLLSEGNRKVTRMEQQQSYSDHPDRFTDYFQVLSRESLTGRCYWEVEWRGGGVYVAVAYKNISRAGESDECLFGYNDKSWSLRCYTNSYKFCHNKVQTVLSGPRSSREGVYLDHSAGILSFYSVSETMTLLHRVQTTFTQPLYAGLYLYGDGATAELIKVK, encoded by the coding sequence ATGGCACAGAAAGGAGTTCAGCTGGACCGAGAAACTATTTCTTGTTCCatctgtttggatctactgaaggatccGGTGGCTACAacctgtggacacagctactgcaggaactgtattaaaagtttctgggatgaagaggacaggaagggaatccacagctgccctcagtgcaggaagactttcacaccgaggcctgtcctggagaaaaacaccatgttagcagctttagtggagcagctgaagaagactggactccaagctgctccagctgatcactgctatgctggacctgaagatgtggcctgtgatgtctgcactgggaGAAAGCTGAAAGCCATCAAGTCCTGTCTGGTGTGTCTGATCTCCTACTGTGAGAAACATATCCAGCTTCATTTTGAGTCTCCTGCCTTTGaaaaacacaagctggtggccccctccaagaagctccaggagaacatctgctctcgacatgatgaggtgatgaagattttctgtcgtactgatcagcagagtatctgttatctctgcttgatggatgaacataaaggccatgaaacagtcccagctgcagcagaaaggactgagaagcagaaggagcTCGAGGTGAGACGactaaacatccagcagagaatccaggagcgagagaaagatgtgaagctgcttcaacaggaggtggaggccatcaatggctctgctgataaagcagtggaggacagtgagaagatgttcactgagctgatccgtgtcatccagaaaagaagctctgatgtgaagcagcaggtcagatcccagcaggaaactgaagtgagtcgagtcaaagagcttcaggagaagctggagcaggagatcgctgagctgaagaggaaagacggcgagctggagcagctctcacacacagaggatcacaaccagtttctacacaactacccctcactgtcagcactcagtgagtctacacactcatccagcatcaatattcgtcctctgagctactttgaggatgtgacagcagctgtgtcagagaccagagataaactacaggacattctgagagaggaatggacaaacatctcactgacagtcactgaagtggatgttttactgtcaccaccagagccaaagaccagagctggattcttaaaatattcacatgaaatcacactggatccaaacacagcaaacaaatATCTGTTATTATCTGAGGGGAACAGAAAAGTAACAAGAATGGaacaacaacagtcttattctgatcatccagacagattcactgattattttcaggtcctgagtagagagagtctgacaggacgttgttactgggaggtggagtggagaggggGAGGAGTTTATGTAGCAGTCGCATACAAGAATATCAGCAGAGCAGGAGAGTCAGATGAATGTTTATTTGGATACAATGACAAATCTTGGTCATTACGTTGTTACACAAACAGTTATAAATTTTGTCACAACAAAGTCCAAACTGTCCTCTCAGGTCCTCGGTCCTCCAGAGAaggagtgtacctggatcacagtgcaggtattctgtctttctacagcgtctctgaaaccatgactctcctccacagagtccagaccacattcactcagccgctctatgctggactttatctctatggagatggagccACTGCAGAGTTGATTAAAGTCAA